The proteins below come from a single Holdemania massiliensis genomic window:
- a CDS encoding HAD family hydrolase — MIQDFHLVICDIDSTLITSNRILTEHAMDVIRRFHAHGVYFGIASGRSIDQQLHKQARDWGFDFDFEVLIGMNGSELWDGIHQKRFDYYKLKKEWIREILELMAPFNLNPFMYVKDKMMCLRVDEATERSSKKNRTDILVVDDLSEFYAEENAKIMFRTTEEEMEGIEDYVRQHPSPHFKAFKTQTTMLEFTDQRVSKAVALKAFCEMNKLPLEQVISFGDMSNDNEMLECSGWGVCMANGSEDTKAIADDITELTNDEDGFAEYMEKHFLKPRGW; from the coding sequence ATGATACAGGATTTTCATCTGGTGATTTGTGACATCGACAGCACCTTGATTACTTCGAATCGAATTTTAACAGAACATGCGATGGATGTCATTCGCCGATTTCATGCCCATGGTGTTTATTTTGGAATTGCCTCGGGACGTTCCATTGATCAGCAGCTGCATAAGCAGGCGAGAGATTGGGGCTTTGATTTTGATTTTGAAGTGCTGATTGGGATGAATGGATCTGAATTGTGGGATGGGATTCATCAGAAGCGTTTTGATTATTATAAGCTGAAAAAAGAATGGATTCGGGAAATCTTGGAATTGATGGCTCCGTTTAACTTGAATCCGTTTATGTACGTAAAAGATAAAATGATGTGTCTGCGCGTGGATGAGGCTACAGAGCGTTCATCTAAGAAAAATCGCACTGATATTCTTGTTGTTGATGATCTTTCTGAGTTTTATGCAGAAGAAAATGCAAAGATTATGTTTCGGACGACTGAGGAAGAAATGGAAGGCATCGAGGATTATGTTAGGCAGCACCCTTCTCCTCATTTCAAGGCATTTAAAACTCAGACGACCATGTTGGAATTCACAGATCAGCGTGTTTCTAAAGCTGTGGCATTGAAAGCCTTCTGTGAAATGAACAAGCTGCCGTTAGAACAAGTAATTTCATTTGGCGATATGAGTAATGACAACGAAATGTTGGAATGCAGCGGCTGGGGCGTATGTATGGCCAATGGCAGTGAAGATACGAAAGCCATTGCGGATGATATAACCGAATTGACAAATGATGAAGACGGTTTTGCGGAATATATGGAAAAGCATTTTTTAAAGCCTCGCGGCTGGTGA
- a CDS encoding O-methyltransferase — protein sequence MENALEQSHKNQFPEHEVSKTQGMLLSILIRMSKSKRVLELGMLAGYSTIWMAKAIPDDGVVVSLESELDKYELASKNILCAGLQDRVDLICGPAVQSLQKLIDAEAEPFDFIFIDADKPNNPLYLRLCLQLSHPGTVIFGDNVIRDGELCNTENKDPKVMGVRQYIQDLGVSEHLDSTAIQTVGIKGYDGFALTFVK from the coding sequence TTGGAAAATGCTTTAGAACAAAGTCATAAGAATCAGTTTCCGGAACATGAAGTGTCAAAAACTCAAGGAATGCTTTTATCTATTCTGATTAGAATGAGTAAGTCAAAACGAGTTTTGGAATTAGGGATGCTTGCGGGATACAGCACAATCTGGATGGCGAAGGCGATTCCTGATGATGGAGTTGTTGTCAGTTTGGAGAGCGAACTGGATAAATACGAATTAGCTTCTAAGAATATTCTCTGTGCAGGTTTGCAGGATCGTGTAGATTTGATTTGTGGGCCGGCTGTACAATCCTTGCAGAAACTAATTGATGCCGAAGCCGAGCCCTTTGATTTCATCTTTATTGATGCGGATAAGCCGAATAATCCACTTTATTTACGGTTGTGCCTGCAGTTGAGCCATCCGGGTACTGTTATTTTTGGAGATAATGTTATCCGCGACGGAGAACTTTGCAATACAGAAAACAAAGATCCGAAAGTGATGGGAGTCAGACAATACATTCAGGATTTAGGGGTGTCTGAACATTTAGATTCCACAGCTATCCAAACGGTAGGCATCAAGGGCTATGATGGATTTGCCCTGACATTCGTCAAGTAA
- a CDS encoding DUF3781 domain-containing protein, producing the protein MDVNELLKNLDRLHTTELGNERIRRNCQIQDQDVVAWCRTNIESVQATITRKGKNWYAAAAGCLITINASSYTIITAHRLKEKKN; encoded by the coding sequence ATGGATGTCAATGAGCTATTGAAGAATCTGGATCGCCTGCATACTACAGAGCTTGGGAATGAACGAATTCGCCGCAATTGCCAAATTCAGGATCAGGATGTTGTAGCTTGGTGCCGGACTAATATCGAGTCGGTGCAGGCCACGATCACACGGAAAGGGAAGAACTGGTATGCGGCAGCTGCAGGCTGTTTGATCACGATTAATGCTTCCAGCTATACGATTATTACAGCCCATCGTTTGAAAGAAAAGAAGAATTGA
- a CDS encoding class I SAM-dependent rRNA methyltransferase, which yields MKRNYAKVIITEEGEKWLDKGQMWMYRNNLVRIEGQPENGDPVDIETENKRYLGTGFYSECSHIVVRLITKNPHICIDREFFKQRIQFAYDFRKTVEAENLTNCRLIFGEADQLPGLTVDRYNEILVTQISTFGMEKLKAMIYELLLEILREDGQNIQGIYERNDIQVRLKEGLPMEKGFWGGIFLPTTTVIDENGLKLNVDIENGQKTGYFLDQKSNRVLLRQMAHGKRVLDCFSHTGGFALNAAYGNAQTVVAVDVSQTALDQGKANAVLNHLEERIQFVQADVFAYLDQCEAGQYDIIVLDPPAFTKSRKTIHQAYNGYKRINYQAMKLLRNGGYLITCSCSRFMEIDLFEKMLREAACEANVVLKQVSVTQQNHDHPILWTMEETSYLKFYIFQIIPA from the coding sequence ATGAAACGGAATTATGCAAAAGTGATTATTACTGAAGAGGGCGAAAAATGGCTGGATAAAGGTCAGATGTGGATGTACCGCAATAACCTGGTCCGAATTGAAGGGCAGCCTGAAAATGGCGATCCTGTGGATATTGAAACCGAAAATAAGCGGTATCTGGGAACGGGTTTTTATTCGGAGTGCAGCCATATTGTAGTACGGCTCATCACTAAAAATCCGCACATTTGTATTGATCGGGAATTTTTTAAACAACGAATTCAGTTTGCTTATGATTTCAGAAAAACGGTGGAAGCTGAGAATTTAACCAATTGTCGTTTAATTTTTGGAGAAGCAGATCAGCTGCCGGGATTAACCGTAGATCGCTACAATGAGATCCTAGTCACTCAGATCAGCACCTTTGGCATGGAAAAGCTTAAGGCGATGATTTACGAGCTGCTGTTGGAAATTCTGCGTGAAGATGGGCAAAACATTCAAGGAATTTATGAACGGAATGACATTCAGGTTCGGTTAAAGGAAGGGCTGCCGATGGAAAAAGGATTTTGGGGCGGGATTTTCCTGCCGACGACCACGGTCATTGATGAAAATGGACTGAAGCTGAATGTTGACATTGAAAATGGTCAAAAGACCGGATATTTTTTGGATCAGAAATCCAACCGTGTTCTGCTGCGTCAGATGGCGCATGGTAAACGGGTACTTGACTGTTTCAGTCATACCGGGGGCTTTGCCTTAAATGCTGCTTATGGGAATGCGCAAACCGTGGTGGCTGTCGATGTATCACAGACAGCTCTGGATCAAGGCAAAGCGAATGCTGTACTTAATCATCTGGAAGAGAGAATACAGTTCGTCCAGGCGGATGTTTTTGCTTATCTGGATCAATGTGAAGCCGGGCAGTATGATATCATCGTCCTTGATCCACCCGCCTTTACGAAATCCCGCAAGACCATTCACCAAGCGTATAACGGTTATAAACGGATTAATTATCAGGCAATGAAACTGCTGCGAAATGGCGGATATTTGATCACATGCAGCTGTTCCCGATTCATGGAGATTGATCTTTTTGAAAAGATGCTGCGAGAAGCCGCCTGTGAAGCCAATGTCGTTTTGAAACAAGTTTCCGTTACGCAGCAAAATCATGATCATCCGATTCTGTGGACGATGGAAGAAACATCTTATCTTAAGTTCTATATATTTCAAATCATTCCAGCGTAA
- a CDS encoding peptide ABC transporter substrate-binding protein encodes MKKVLTLLCAVMLLLTTACSTQNSAQGNHDPKDGLIVAIGGQITTLDPGLTQETVNDYVLRHLTAGLFHQDDDNNIVYDLCQDYTVSEDGLTYTFTLREGVVWSDGEPLTSGDFKYGILRNLTYGADNSWSIYYPMTYLAGAEEIASNMDLDPTQIEIEGVSTPDDQTLILTLIKPCAWFPQMLTNYVWRPLRSDVADAHESLWAFKPGYPTVGPYTLEECNENEKAVVVKNENYYNAESITMPRITFLVMSDSDAQSLAFKNKEIDMALNITATIAEGYPNADEIWQIPQISSYFIALNSGSTGPDYLKNVDVRRALALSIDKEALVSAVGSEEYYRVLHGYVPVGLAGAEDDFRLEQDAREKYLEYNLEEAKALLAKAGYDENNPLKIVYKYSQSQLHADVAQILQQMWGSIGIDCELQVVESGVFYNQVDNGDFETSRYGYSAGDDPSQFLNLWTTGQQIIASVDDPVYDKMVDEAGYLADHAEYMNALHAAERYLIEENVYLIPLFNYNTPALKSTAIQGVEMWGLTPFYGHCTVQSETA; translated from the coding sequence ATGAAGAAAGTTCTTACCCTTCTGTGTGCCGTTATGCTGCTGCTTACCACAGCCTGTTCTACACAAAACTCAGCACAGGGAAACCATGATCCAAAAGATGGTCTGATCGTCGCCATCGGGGGGCAAATCACGACCTTAGATCCGGGATTGACCCAAGAAACTGTCAATGACTATGTTCTGCGGCATCTGACAGCCGGGTTGTTTCATCAAGATGATGACAACAATATCGTCTACGATTTATGTCAAGATTACACCGTATCTGAAGACGGCTTGACCTATACCTTCACCTTACGGGAGGGTGTTGTCTGGAGTGATGGTGAGCCGCTGACTTCTGGCGATTTCAAATATGGAATTCTGCGTAACTTAACCTATGGTGCAGACAATTCCTGGTCCATTTACTATCCGATGACCTATTTGGCAGGGGCTGAAGAAATTGCCAGCAATATGGATCTGGATCCGACGCAGATTGAAATTGAAGGTGTCAGCACACCGGATGATCAGACGCTGATTCTTACTTTGATCAAACCCTGTGCCTGGTTCCCACAAATGCTGACCAACTATGTCTGGCGTCCGCTGCGTTCGGATGTTGCTGATGCACATGAATCGTTATGGGCCTTTAAGCCAGGTTATCCAACAGTCGGTCCATATACTTTGGAAGAATGCAACGAAAATGAAAAAGCCGTTGTGGTTAAGAATGAGAACTACTATAATGCTGAAAGCATCACCATGCCGCGCATTACATTCTTAGTGATGTCTGATTCAGACGCTCAGTCCCTGGCCTTTAAAAACAAGGAAATTGATATGGCGCTCAACATTACCGCAACGATTGCTGAGGGTTATCCAAATGCAGATGAAATCTGGCAGATTCCGCAAATTTCCAGTTACTTCATTGCCCTGAATTCTGGATCTACTGGTCCTGATTATCTGAAAAATGTTGATGTTCGCCGAGCTTTAGCTCTGAGTATTGATAAGGAAGCCCTGGTCAGCGCGGTTGGCAGTGAAGAGTACTATCGTGTATTGCATGGCTATGTCCCTGTGGGCTTAGCCGGGGCAGAAGACGACTTCCGTTTGGAACAGGACGCAAGAGAAAAATATCTGGAATACAACCTTGAAGAAGCTAAGGCATTATTAGCCAAGGCTGGATATGATGAAAACAACCCGCTAAAAATTGTTTACAAATATTCGCAGAGCCAGTTGCATGCTGATGTAGCGCAAATTCTGCAGCAGATGTGGGGGAGTATCGGCATCGACTGCGAACTGCAGGTTGTTGAATCCGGTGTCTTCTACAATCAGGTTGACAATGGTGATTTTGAAACATCACGCTATGGCTACAGTGCCGGCGATGACCCTTCGCAGTTCCTCAATCTGTGGACAACTGGTCAGCAGATCATCGCTTCCGTTGATGATCCAGTTTATGACAAGATGGTCGATGAAGCCGGCTATCTTGCTGATCATGCAGAATACATGAATGCCCTGCATGCAGCGGAACGCTATCTGATTGAAGAAAATGTTTATTTAATTCCATTGTTCAATTACAACACGCCGGCGCTGAAGAGTACGGCTATCCAAGGCGTTGAAATGTGGGGCCTAACACCATTCTACGGTCACTGTACAGTTCAATCAGAGACTGCATAA
- a CDS encoding DUF6434 domain-containing protein — MKMERPALTRSLDVETFRSFYYLKDELVQFCRDHGLPATGGKLEITERIAHFLEGKPLPALTTSKSAAKKNFEELTETTLIESPFVCSEKHRAFFKSKIGSSFSFNVAFQKWLKTHSGQTYGDALQAYAQILIEKKTKKTAIDQQFEYNTYIRDFFADNSGRTLKEAICCWKWKKEQPGLHRYEKQDLIALEEIQNEF; from the coding sequence ATGAAGATGGAAAGACCAGCTTTGACACGATCGTTAGATGTAGAAACGTTCAGAAGTTTTTATTATTTGAAAGATGAATTAGTCCAATTTTGCCGTGATCATGGCTTGCCGGCAACCGGCGGTAAACTCGAAATAACTGAAAGAATTGCTCATTTCCTGGAAGGAAAACCGCTTCCTGCTCTGACCACGAGTAAGTCCGCTGCAAAGAAAAATTTCGAAGAATTGACTGAAACTACGCTGATTGAATCGCCATTTGTCTGCTCAGAAAAGCACCGAGCATTTTTTAAATCGAAGATCGGTTCGTCATTCTCATTTAATGTTGCGTTTCAAAAATGGCTGAAAACCCATTCAGGACAGACTTATGGCGACGCCCTTCAGGCGTATGCACAGATCCTGATTGAGAAAAAAACAAAGAAGACCGCGATTGATCAACAATTTGAGTATAACACTTATATTCGAGATTTTTTTGCGGATAATTCCGGCCGAACTCTGAAGGAAGCTATTTGCTGCTGGAAATGGAAGAAGGAACAGCCTGGACTTCATCGTTATGAAAAGCAGGATCTTATAGCGTTGGAGGAAATTCAAAATGAGTTCTGA
- a CDS encoding FRG domain-containing protein translates to MSESQIKEKYTSSKSLINDLIRLTRSDQYIFRGISRRAELKPSICRKYDRSTQTLINLKEQEFALLHQFRQQASNLLSGTMETLDYVACAQHYGIPTRLIDWTYNPFTALYFALAENKQPEEGYYELFVLPLKEQIVIHRSYNQSKWNPISNEFVEDYADFLDLIRDKSRFLTVVQERNAALNKLNIVSNTPNPKGLIIYNGSSSNSRLIAQAGLFSIPSSIEAEDSVREIRGTASCIQIELTARERLETLGFLDNMGYNKQRLFPDLQNLCDSIVSQALQDQSVSK, encoded by the coding sequence ATGAGTGAATCCCAGATTAAAGAGAAATACACCAGCAGCAAATCCCTAATCAATGATCTGATCCGGCTTACCCGCAGTGATCAGTATATTTTTCGCGGTATCAGCCGCAGAGCTGAGCTGAAGCCTTCCATCTGCCGCAAATATGACCGCTCAACGCAAACTCTTATCAATTTAAAAGAACAGGAATTCGCCCTGCTTCATCAGTTTCGTCAGCAAGCTTCCAATCTGTTATCCGGCACGATGGAAACTCTGGATTACGTTGCCTGCGCTCAGCATTACGGCATCCCAACACGCTTGATCGACTGGACTTATAACCCCTTTACAGCACTATACTTTGCGCTGGCTGAAAACAAACAGCCGGAGGAAGGGTATTATGAGTTGTTTGTTCTCCCCCTAAAGGAACAGATTGTCATTCATCGCAGCTACAATCAAAGCAAATGGAATCCGATTTCCAACGAATTCGTAGAAGACTATGCCGATTTTCTTGACCTCATTCGTGACAAAAGTCGATTTCTCACTGTAGTTCAGGAACGAAATGCCGCGCTGAATAAGCTGAATATCGTATCCAACACCCCTAATCCCAAAGGCTTAATTATCTATAACGGCAGCTCCAGCAATTCCCGCCTGATCGCCCAGGCTGGTCTGTTTTCCATTCCTTCTTCGATTGAAGCGGAAGACTCAGTTCGGGAAATCCGCGGTACGGCCAGCTGCATTCAAATTGAGCTGACTGCCAGAGAACGGTTGGAAACACTCGGCTTTCTGGATAACATGGGTTACAATAAACAGCGTCTGTTCCCTGATTTGCAGAACCTCTGCGATTCAATCGTTTCTCAAGCCCTGCAGGATCAGAGCGTTTCTAAATAA
- a CDS encoding Cof-type HAD-IIB family hydrolase produces MKVLAIDLDQTLLHTDKTISTATQDVFHQLKTKTDHKVIIATGRALSRAQEYMEAIEADGIISLNGAKTIYHNQTLSEYGVDPDNAERLIRLLLALPDTYVNVTYPDVILTNNRSLVTGDHVHEYTDYAAIEPFEIAKISVVSQHPELMRKLDLEAYHCKLVDNAKDPNYFAILNNKVSKLTGLHDLCRHLDVSLSEVIAFGDDYNDLDILKAAGWAVVMDNASDDLKTYADDLALSNDKDGVADWIVNHLLISD; encoded by the coding sequence ATGAAAGTATTGGCGATCGATCTCGATCAAACTCTGCTTCATACAGACAAAACAATTTCTACGGCAACGCAGGATGTATTCCACCAGCTGAAAACAAAGACCGACCACAAAGTCATCATTGCAACTGGCCGAGCTTTGTCGCGGGCCCAAGAATATATGGAAGCGATTGAGGCAGATGGCATTATTTCATTAAATGGAGCGAAAACAATATATCACAATCAGACTCTCAGTGAATACGGTGTAGATCCGGATAACGCTGAACGATTAATCCGTCTATTATTAGCTCTGCCTGACACTTATGTTAACGTCACATATCCGGATGTTATTCTGACCAATAACCGTAGTTTAGTTACCGGTGATCATGTCCATGAGTATACTGATTATGCTGCCATTGAACCCTTTGAAATTGCCAAAATTTCAGTTGTCAGTCAGCATCCAGAATTAATGCGAAAATTAGACCTTGAAGCTTATCATTGCAAACTGGTTGACAATGCCAAGGATCCGAATTATTTTGCGATTTTAAACAATAAAGTTTCCAAACTGACCGGACTTCATGACCTGTGCCGCCATTTGGACGTTTCCTTATCTGAAGTCATCGCTTTTGGCGATGATTACAACGATCTGGATATTCTTAAAGCTGCCGGCTGGGCAGTTGTGATGGATAATGCCTCGGATGATTTAAAAACCTATGCCGACGATCTTGCCCTTTCCAATGATAAAGATGGGGTTGCGGATTGGATTGTCAATCATCTTTTGATTTCTGACTAA